The nucleotide sequence GCGCCGCTGAAGAGCGAAGGGCACTTCACGCTGGTGCCCGGCCGTGGGCTGCTGTGGCGCACCGACACGCCCTTCGCCGTGACCACCGTGATGAGCCCGTCCGGCATTGTGCAGGAGGTGCGCGGGACGGAGACCATGCGGCTGCCGGCGTCCAAGCTGCCGTTCCTGTCGCGGCTCTATGCCATGCTCGGTGGGGCGCTGGGGGGCGACCTGAAGGCGCTGGAGAGCATGTTCGCCGTCGTGCGGGAGGCCGACGCGTCGGGCTGGCGGCTGGTGCTGACGCCGTTGAAGGCCGACGACCCGGCCATGCCGATCCGCAGCATCACGCTGAAGGGCGCCCGCCTCGTGGAGGAGGTGGAGATCGCCAAACCCGACGGCGAC is from Azospirillum thermophilum and encodes:
- a CDS encoding outer membrane lipoprotein carrier protein LolA, whose amino-acid sequence is MTRFIVVLLALLALAETAFAAPPEPATLGEGQVLRGRFVQERHLKGFQAPLKSEGHFTLVPGRGLLWRTDTPFAVTTVMSPSGIVQEVRGTETMRLPASKLPFLSRLYAMLGGALGGDLKALESMFAVVREADASGWRLVLTPLKADDPAMPIRSITLKGARLVEEVEIAKPDGDFDRLRFLDQDLTAGPPAAEEVQLLGSAGRS